A stretch of Camelina sativa cultivar DH55 chromosome 18, Cs, whole genome shotgun sequence DNA encodes these proteins:
- the LOC104761184 gene encoding phosphoglucomutase, chloroplastic has product MASTYARFDTVFLFSRFSGAKYSPSSLLSSGFQLRTKPASSRLQSIVALSSSSGAVVAGTDSIEVKSLPTKPIEGQKTGTSGLRKKVKVFMEENYLANWIQALFNSLPLEDYKNATLVLGGDGRYFNKEASQIIIKIAAGNGVGTILVGKEGILSTPAVSAVIRKRKANGGFIMSASHNPGGPEYDWGIKFNYSSGQPAPESITDKIYGNTLSISEIKVAEIPDIDLSQVGVTKYGSFSVEVIDPVSDYLELMEDVFDFDLIRGLLSRPDFGFMFDAMHAVTGAYAKPIFVDNLGAKPDSISNGVPLEDFGHGHPDPNLTYAKDLVDVMYRDDGPDFGAASDGDGDRNMVLGNKFFVTPSDSVAIIAANAQEAIPYFRAGPKGLARSMPTSGALDRVAEKLKLPFFEVPTGWKFFGNLMDAGKLSICGEESFGTGSDHIREKDGIWAVLAWLSILAHRNKDKKAGDKLVSVADVVKEYWATYGRNFFSRYDYEECESEGANKMIENLRDIVSKSKAGESYGNYVLQFADDFSYTDPVDGSVVSKQGVRFVFTDGSRIIFRLSGTGSAGATVRIYIEQFEPDVSKHDVDAQIALKPLIDLALSVSKLKDFTGREKPTVIT; this is encoded by the exons ATGGCGTCCACTTATGCGAGATTCGATACCGTATTCCTGTTTTCTAGATTCTCCGGCGCTAAGTATTCGccgtcttctcttctctcttccggATTTCAACTCAGAACCAAACCGGCTTCTTCGCGATTGCAGTCAATTGTAGctttatcttcatcttctgGGGCTGTCGTCGCCGGAACTGATAGCATTgag gttaaaTCGTTGCCGACGAAGCCTATTGAAGGTCAGAAGACTGGAACAAGCGGCCTACGGAAGAAG GTTAAAGTTTTCATGGAAGAGAATTATCTAGCCAACTGGATTCAG GCATTGTTTAATTCATTACCACTTGAGGATTATAAGAACGCGACGTTGGTTTTGGGAGGTGATGGTCGTTACTTCAACAAGGAGGCTTCACAG ATCATCATCAAAATTGCTGCTGGGAATGGAGTTGGGACAATATTAGTTGGAaa GGAAGGCATTTTGTCTACCCCAGCAGTCTCTGCTGTAATCAGAAAACGAAAG GCAAATGGAGGATTTATTATGAGTGCAAGTCATAATCCTGGTGGACCTGAATATGACTGGGGTATCAAG TTCAATTACAGCAGTGGTCAGCCGGCTCCTGAATCCATTACTGacaaaatttatggaaatacaCTTTCA ATATCTGAGATTAAGGTGGCAGAAATTCCCGACATTGATCTTTCCCAAGTTGGCGTTACCAAATATGGGAGTTTCAGTGTGGAAGTTATAGATCCCGTTTCCGACTACTTGGAGCTCATGGAG GATGTGTTTGACTTTGATCTCATCAGAGGTCTTCTTTCAAGACCAGATTTTGG GTTCATGTTCGATGCCATGCATGCTGTTACTGGTGCCTATGCGAAACCAATTTTTGTCGATAATCTTGGAGCCAAACCG GATTCAATTTCCAACGGGGTTCCTCTGGAAGATTTTGGGCATGGCCATCCAGATCCTAATTTGAC ATATGCAAAGGATTTGGTTGATGTCATGTATCGTGATGATGGACCTGATTTCGGAGCAGCAAGTGATG GTGATGGTGACAGAAATATGGTTTTAGGAAACAAATTCTTTGTCACTCCTTCAGACTCTGTAGCTATCATCGCAGCCAATGCACAAGAAGCAATCCCATATTTCCGAGCTGGCCCTAAG GGGCTAGCACGCTCAATGCCAACAAGCGGCGCTCTTGATCGTGTTGCCGAGAAGTTGAAGCTTCCTTTCTTCGAG GTTCCCACCGGATGGAAATTTTTTGGAAATCTTATGGATGCTGGAAAATTGTCAATCTGTGGAGAAGAGAGCTTTGGTACAGGTTCTGATCACATCCGTGAGAAGGATGGCATATG GGCTGTGTTGGCGTGGCTTTCGATCCTAGCTCATCGCAACAAGGACAAGAAAGCAGGGGACAAGTTGGTGTCTGTTGCAGATGTTGTGAAAGAGTATTGGGCTACGTATGGAAGGAACTTCTTTTCCAGATATGACTATGAA GAATGTGAATCTGAAGGAGCCAATAAAATGATAGAGAATCTTAGAGATATTGTGTCTAAGAGCAAGGCCGGTGAAAGTTATG GAAACTATGTCCTCCAGTTTGCAGATGACTTTTCATACACAGATCCT GTTGATGGAAGTGTTGTATCCAAGCAAGGTGTTCGGTTTGTTTTCACGGATGGATCCAGAATCATATTTCGTTTATCC ggAACTGGTTCAGCTGGTGCTACAGTTCGAATATACATTGAACAATTTGAGCCAGATGTTTCAAAGCATGATGTGGATGCACAAATAGCTCTAAAACCTTTAATTG ATCTTGCATTGTCTGTATCAAAGCTGAAGGACTTCACAGGGAGGGAGAAGCCCACAGTCATTACATGA